The sequence below is a genomic window from Candidatus Uhrbacteria bacterium CG10_big_fil_rev_8_21_14_0_10_50_16.
ATCGTCCATGTTTCGATACAGGGCGGTACTCACATGGATTCCTTTTGCAAGGTGGAGGACCGCTCCGCACCGAAGTGAAGAGCAAAATTGTGGGGGCTAGAGCGTTTGGAATCTTCTAATAACCGCGCGTACGACGCCCTGAATGATAACGTCACGTACGTAGATGGGGCTCATAGTCTTGTTGGCGGGTTGCAAACGGATACGCTTCTCTTCTTTATAAAACCGTTTAAGCGTCGCATGTGTGTTATCGAGCAATGCAACGACGACATCCCCATTTTTGGGATAATTATTGCGTTCAATCACGACGTAGTCTCCGTCCAAAATGCCATCGTCAATCATGGATTCTCCTTTGACACGCAGTACGTAGGAGTTCATTTTATCTACGACGAAGTCTGCGGGAACAGCGATGGTATCGTTGGTCTCTACGGCCTCGATCGGCTCTCCTGCGGTAATAAGACCTGCAAACGGGAGAATGGCCACACGATCGCTGATCTCGCGTTCTGGTTCTACGACTTCGATGGATCGTGCTAGGCCGCCTGCACCACTTTCCAAACAACCTTTTTCCACAAGCGCTTGCACATGCTGAAACGCCGTTGCGGGTGAAGAGAGTTCAAAATACTCGGCAATCTCTCTATAAGAAGGTGCGTAGCCTTCCTCGGCAACGAACTTCTTGATGAAGCTAAAGACTTCTGATTGTTTTTTGGTGAGGGGAGTTCCCATAGGCGTTCGTGTTATGTTCGTAGTATACCCAAACAAAAACCGAACGCAAGCGGTAACCTGGGGATAACTTAGAGTGGGCTTGCAATGCTTTGGAGAAATGTTGTAGCAACGTGGGTGTACCGTTGGGTTGTACGTATATTGGTGTGTCCGAGAAGATGTTGAATATGGCGTATATCCGTTCCATTTTCCAAAAGATGTGTAGCAAAACTATGACGTAGTGAGTGAAACGTGGCCGATGGAGTAATATTGACTTGTTGACAGGCATGTTCAAATACAATTTGTAGTGTGCGCGATGAAAGGCGTCCGCCGCGCTGACTCTCGAATAAGTAATCATCTTCTGCTTTTCCGGCTGTAAATGATGCAAGGGCCGGGATTAATGATTTTGGTAGGAGGGTTATGCGATCTTTGCGGCCTTTTCCTTGGAAAACAAGGAGAACACCACGTGAGAAGTCAACACTTCCTGCTCGAAGGTTGGTAAGTTCTGATACGCGTAGACCGGCTCCGTAAGCCAAAGCGATCATTACTTTGTGCTTATTATTTTGGAGGGATGCTAGCATTTTTTCTATATTGTCGTGTGAAATTGTTACAGGTAGTCGTGTAGGCCGCTTGGCATAAGGAAGATGAATAGGACAAGCTATGTGCAAAACATCTTGATAGTAGAATTTAATAGCATGTAGATAGGAATTGCACGTTTGTGCGGCACGAGCGTTTTTGTGAAGCGCAAGAAGGAATTGTTTTATGTGTTCTGTATTTGGGCTTTGAGTGTCGGGATATTGTTGTAGAAAACGGCGCAAGCAACCCAGATAGGATCGACGAGTGGCCGAGCTGTATTGTTTGAGGTATAGGAGGTCATGTGCTTGATTGAGAGCGTTTTGAATGCTTGTTTGAGTGTTCATAGAAGTTTATTAAAATAAAAACCCACACAGGTGGGAGGTTGAGGGGCTGTTTTTATGTAGCTTAAAAGGGGGTATAGCGGCTCGTAGAGCTATGTCTATTGTTGCGTACTCGTTTTTATTTGTCAATTGCGCATATCCAACGCATTCGATACACTTATTCACAGTTAGTTCAGATAATAACCAGTTCGGCAGAAATGGCGCTACGCTTCATTTCTANNNNNNNNNNCGCATCAGCCGCGCGCGTTATACGCAATTCAAAAAATATTTTTCTAACGGAGAATAAGGAATGATAGGCTTTCAAAAGAGAATAAATTTGATTTTTTCTATATTAATGAGGGGAATAATAATGTGTTTTCTTCGCTATCGCTTCGAAAACAATTTAAATTATAAAAGAAATCTTTATAATATACATACACATCTCTTATTTTAAAACACTATGAAATCAAAAAATAATATTTCAAATAGATACGACATTATATGTATAGGAGCAGGTTCCGGAGGACTGAATGTGGCTAATTTTATGAATCGTATTGGATTAAAAGTATTGTTAATAGACAAAACAGATTCCAATATTGGAGGAGACTGTCTAAATNNNNNNNNNNNNNNNNNNNNNCATTAAAGACAAACAAAATGTGATAAGGAAGCATGAAAATACACTATATTTTCAAAAAAAAGGAATTGATGTTGTTTTGGGAGAAGCAAAATTTTCAGGTAAAGATAGGATTGTTGTAAACAACAAAGAATATTCTGCTAAAAAGATAATCTTAGCAACAGGTTCATCCCCTAGAAAATTAAAAATTCCAGAAATAGAAAAAGTAGATTATCTAACAAATGAAAATATATTTGAATTAAATATATTGCCTAAAAATTTTCTTATTATTGGCGGTGGTCCAATAGGGATTGAAATTGGTCAGGCTTTTTCGAGACTCGGAAGCAAGGTTACGATTATTCAAAATAGCAATCAATTTTTACCGAAAGAAGATATTGAGATATCTAACATTCTGTGTAAACAACTAAAGGC
It includes:
- a CDS encoding repressor LexA, producing the protein MGTPLTKKQSEVFSFIKKFVAEEGYAPSYREIAEYFELSSPATAFQHVQALVEKGCLESGAGGLARSIEVVEPEREISDRVAILPFAGLITAGEPIEAVETNDTIAVPADFVVDKMNSYVLRVKGESMIDDGILDGDYVVIERNNYPKNGDVVVALLDNTHATLKRFYKEEKRIRLQPANKTMSPIYVRDVIIQGVVRAVIRRFQTL
- a CDS encoding integrase, with translation MNTQTSIQNALNQAHDLLYLKQYSSATRRSYLGCLRRFLQQYPDTQSPNTEHIKQFLLALHKNARAAQTCNSYLHAIKFYYQDVLHIACPIHLPYAKRPTRLPVTISHDNIEKMLASLQNNKHKVMIALAYGAGLRVSELTNLRAGSVDFSRGVLLVFQGKGRKDRITLLPKSLIPALASFTAGKAEDDYLFESQRGGRLSSRTLQIVFEHACQQVNITPSATFHSLRHSFATHLLENGTDIRHIQHLLGHTNIRTTQRYTHVATTFLQSIASPL
- a CDS encoding mercuric reductase, translated to MIRKHENTLYFQKKGIDVVLGEAKFSGKDRIVVNNKEYSAKKIILATGSSPRKLKIPEIEKVDYLTNENIFELNILPKNFLIIGGGPIGIEIGQAFSRLGSKVTIIQNSNQFLPKEDIEISNILCKQLKAEGVNLLFETKTLEFNSPHTLIIERKGKNETVFFDKVLISIGRELNIQGLNLEKAGIEIDSDGRKLKVNDYLQTTNKNVYVCGD